In Symmachiella dynata, the following are encoded in one genomic region:
- a CDS encoding vWA domain-containing protein, producing the protein MFTTASSWFLILLAAVPFVAWYVLRKRKTTSVAFSDTSGLQNLPKTWKQRLAWVPPALRIAAVVLLIVALARPQEGRKQTVSESEGIAIEMVVDRSGSMQAMDFEVEGQPVDRLTAVKDVAGKFITGGEALEGRFSDLIGLVTFARHADGISPPTLDHPFLVAQLNQSEIVDDRNEDGTAIGDAMGLAVEKLTALDNDRDDKVKSKVMILLTDGENNAGDVNPIQAAELAATLGVKIYTIGVGTQGQAPVPVVDPFTGRKEYRMMEVNIDEETLTKVAELTGGNYFRATDTASLAAIYEKIDELEKSRVEEKQYVDYREWAIEPVQVAGMKMPPLVLLALFALVAQVVLSHTMFRRLV; encoded by the coding sequence ATGTTCACCACCGCATCTAGCTGGTTTCTCATACTACTGGCAGCCGTGCCGTTTGTGGCCTGGTATGTCCTGCGAAAACGCAAAACGACCTCGGTCGCGTTCAGCGATACGAGCGGATTACAAAATCTTCCCAAGACGTGGAAACAACGCCTCGCTTGGGTCCCGCCCGCATTGCGGATTGCCGCTGTGGTGCTGTTGATCGTCGCTTTAGCACGGCCGCAAGAAGGCCGTAAACAGACGGTCAGCGAATCTGAAGGGATTGCCATCGAAATGGTGGTCGACCGGAGCGGCAGTATGCAGGCCATGGATTTTGAAGTCGAAGGACAACCGGTTGACCGTTTGACAGCGGTCAAAGACGTCGCCGGCAAATTCATTACCGGCGGCGAGGCTTTGGAAGGACGGTTCAGCGATTTGATCGGTTTGGTGACATTCGCACGGCATGCCGATGGCATCAGCCCGCCGACACTGGACCACCCGTTTCTCGTCGCACAGTTGAATCAATCTGAAATCGTCGACGACCGCAATGAAGACGGCACCGCCATCGGTGATGCCATGGGATTGGCGGTCGAAAAACTGACTGCCTTGGATAACGACCGGGACGACAAAGTCAAAAGCAAGGTCATGATCCTGCTGACGGACGGTGAGAATAATGCCGGGGATGTGAATCCAATCCAAGCGGCGGAACTGGCAGCGACCTTGGGCGTAAAGATTTACACGATCGGCGTCGGCACCCAAGGACAAGCTCCGGTGCCGGTGGTCGACCCGTTCACTGGGCGTAAGGAGTACCGGATGATGGAGGTCAATATCGATGAAGAGACGTTGACCAAAGTCGCGGAGCTGACCGGCGGCAACTACTTCCGAGCCACCGACACAGCCTCGTTGGCAGCCATCTACGAAAAGATTGATGAACTCGAAAAGAGCCGCGTGGAAGAGAAGCAATATGTGGACTATCGCGAATGGGCGATCGAACCGGTGCAAGTCGCCGGCATGAAGATGCCTCCGCTGGTCCTGTTAGCACTTTTCGCACTCGTGGCACAGGTTGTGCTTAGTCATACGATGTTCCGACGGCTTGTTTAG
- a CDS encoding DUF58 domain-containing protein: MIPLELLNKLRRIKIRTSHLADDMLSGQYHTAFKGRGVEFEEVRPYHVGDDVRSIDWNVTARYGEPYVKLFREERELTVMLLVDLSASQGLGTHYQTKRELVTELGATLAFSAIKNNDKVGLNLFTDGIEKVVPPGKGSRHVMRLILELMYCNPMGSGTDIKAALEHLNRTVKRRSIVFLVSDFQDDNYEKTLRIATRKHDVIPVVVGDQRELEIPNVGLVELRDAESGQIVTLDTSSRRHRALYAEHAKRVGEKRDALFTKLKMDPIHIQTGDDFVDPLRKFFHKREARR, encoded by the coding sequence ATGATTCCCCTGGAATTATTAAACAAACTGCGCCGCATCAAGATTCGCACGTCGCACTTGGCGGACGACATGTTGAGCGGCCAATATCATACGGCCTTCAAAGGCCGCGGCGTTGAGTTTGAGGAGGTGCGTCCCTACCACGTTGGTGACGATGTACGGAGCATCGACTGGAACGTGACGGCCCGCTACGGCGAGCCATACGTCAAATTGTTCCGCGAGGAACGCGAGTTGACGGTCATGTTGCTGGTCGACCTCAGTGCCTCACAAGGCCTGGGGACGCACTATCAGACAAAACGGGAATTGGTGACGGAGTTGGGAGCAACGCTCGCATTCTCCGCCATCAAGAACAATGACAAGGTCGGCTTGAATCTATTCACCGACGGCATCGAAAAAGTGGTGCCGCCGGGGAAAGGTTCGCGTCACGTGATGCGGCTGATTCTGGAATTGATGTACTGCAACCCGATGGGGAGCGGCACGGATATTAAGGCTGCATTGGAACACCTCAATCGCACGGTCAAACGCCGTTCGATCGTGTTTCTGGTGAGCGACTTCCAAGATGACAATTACGAAAAAACTTTGCGGATCGCAACGCGAAAACACGACGTGATTCCGGTCGTTGTGGGTGACCAACGCGAGTTGGAAATCCCCAACGTCGGATTAGTCGAACTTCGCGATGCGGAAAGCGGCCAGATTGTCACCTTGGATACGAGCAGCCGCCGGCATCGTGCGTTGTATGCCGAGCATGCCAAACGGGTCGGTGAGAAACGGGACGCACTGTTCACGAAATTGAAAATGGACCCGATTCACATTCAAACTGGCGACGACTTCGTCGATCCACTTCGAAAATTCTTTCACAAACGGGAGGCTCGGCGATGA
- a CDS encoding AAA family ATPase, with amino-acid sequence MATVTDSKTHAQINELTEEAKIRSEPFQRLLDEVGRVIVGQKQLMHRMLIGLLGNGHLLIEGVPGLAKTTAVATLAKGISTGFQRLQFTPDLLPADLLGTLIYQPQDQKFVIQKGPIFSNLILADEINRAPAKVQSALLEAMQERQVTIGSETFLLDEPFLVMATQNPVEQEGTYPLPEAQMDRFMLKVVVDYPSRSEELEILSRMSKTKSSMEICAVTSPAEIAQARELVDEIYVDGKVQEYVVDLVMATRNPSEYGLPINELIQYGGSPRATINLTLAGKANAFLHGRGYVTPQDIKDIALDVLRHRVVISYEAEAEDKTSDDIVRAIIEHIPVP; translated from the coding sequence ATGGCGACTGTGACCGATTCAAAAACTCATGCTCAAATCAACGAATTGACCGAAGAGGCCAAAATTCGTAGCGAACCGTTTCAGCGTCTGTTGGACGAAGTCGGCCGCGTGATTGTCGGGCAAAAACAATTAATGCACCGCATGTTGATCGGCTTGCTTGGCAACGGCCACTTGTTGATCGAAGGCGTACCCGGATTGGCAAAGACCACAGCTGTGGCGACGTTGGCCAAAGGAATCTCCACCGGCTTTCAGCGTTTGCAGTTTACTCCGGACCTGTTGCCGGCCGACTTGTTGGGAACGTTGATTTATCAACCCCAAGATCAAAAGTTCGTCATTCAAAAAGGGCCGATCTTCTCGAACCTGATTTTGGCTGACGAAATCAACCGTGCTCCCGCCAAGGTGCAAAGTGCCTTGTTGGAAGCGATGCAAGAACGGCAAGTCACGATCGGATCCGAAACGTTTCTGTTGGATGAGCCGTTTCTTGTCATGGCGACGCAAAACCCCGTTGAGCAAGAAGGGACCTACCCGCTTCCCGAAGCACAGATGGATCGTTTCATGCTCAAAGTCGTGGTCGATTACCCCAGCCGCAGCGAGGAACTGGAAATCCTCTCGCGGATGTCCAAGACCAAGAGTTCGATGGAGATTTGTGCGGTGACCTCACCGGCAGAAATCGCCCAGGCGCGTGAGTTGGTCGACGAGATCTATGTCGATGGCAAAGTCCAAGAGTACGTTGTCGATTTGGTGATGGCGACCCGGAACCCCAGTGAATACGGATTGCCGATCAACGAGTTGATCCAGTACGGCGGTTCGCCGCGGGCAACGATCAATTTGACGTTGGCCGGCAAAGCGAATGCGTTCCTACATGGTCGCGGATATGTGACACCGCAGGACATTAAGGACATTGCCTTGGATGTACTTCGGCACCGCGTGGTGATCTCTTACGAGGCCGAAGCGGAAGACAAGACGTCGGATGATATCGTCCGGGCGATTATCGAACACATCCCTGTTCCTTAA
- a CDS encoding sigma-54-dependent transcriptional regulator, with amino-acid sequence MNGKVLVVDDEQSMCELIDTDLRLRGMESSWCTSANDALRTVQEQEFDVVLTDVRMPGTDGLQLCRQITDNRPDIPVVVMTAFGSLETAVAAIRAGAYDFVTKPIEMDLLALTIERACKHSRLQQQVQVLSEAVQRTGRFGEMLGDSQVMHGLYDQLARIADSEASVLITGESGTGKELVARSIHQKSRRVEKPFVAVNCAALSETLLESELFGHSKGAFTDARTERKGLFLEAEGGTLLLDEMGEMPMAMQVKLLRALEENRVRPVGSDKEIPFDVRILTATNRDLESAVEENRFREDLYYRINVIQVELPPLRSRGMDVLLLSQHYVEQFAERAKKEIVGISEQAAEKLLSYSWPGNIRELRNIMERAVALTRFDKIAVEDLPEKIRNYQSSQVFIGGADPMELVSMEEVERRYILHVLDTVDQNKTLAARVLGLDRKTLYRKLKQYGVDND; translated from the coding sequence ATGAACGGCAAAGTTCTAGTTGTTGATGACGAACAGAGCATGTGCGAATTGATCGACACCGATCTGCGCTTGCGGGGCATGGAATCCTCGTGGTGCACCAGCGCGAATGATGCGCTGCGTACCGTACAGGAGCAGGAGTTCGACGTCGTGCTCACCGACGTACGGATGCCCGGCACCGACGGTTTGCAACTTTGCCGACAAATCACCGATAACCGCCCCGACATCCCGGTCGTCGTGATGACCGCTTTCGGCAGCCTGGAAACAGCGGTCGCTGCGATTCGCGCCGGAGCGTATGACTTTGTCACCAAGCCGATCGAAATGGACCTGTTGGCCCTGACGATCGAGCGGGCCTGCAAACACAGTCGGTTACAACAGCAGGTGCAGGTCCTCAGCGAGGCCGTGCAGCGAACCGGGCGGTTCGGCGAAATGCTGGGCGATAGCCAGGTGATGCACGGTTTGTATGATCAACTGGCGCGGATTGCTGATTCGGAGGCTTCGGTGCTGATCACCGGCGAAAGCGGGACCGGTAAGGAGTTGGTGGCACGCTCGATTCATCAAAAAAGTCGCCGCGTTGAGAAGCCATTCGTTGCGGTGAACTGTGCGGCATTGTCGGAAACCTTGCTGGAAAGTGAGTTGTTCGGACACTCCAAAGGCGCGTTCACCGATGCACGGACCGAGCGCAAAGGACTGTTTCTGGAAGCAGAAGGGGGCACGTTGCTGCTAGACGAAATGGGCGAAATGCCGATGGCTATGCAAGTGAAGTTGCTGCGGGCCCTGGAGGAAAACCGCGTACGTCCCGTCGGCAGTGACAAGGAAATTCCGTTTGATGTCCGCATTCTCACTGCTACGAATCGAGATCTGGAATCGGCTGTCGAGGAAAATCGGTTTCGCGAGGATCTGTACTACCGCATCAATGTGATCCAAGTCGAACTACCGCCGCTGCGGTCGCGGGGCATGGATGTATTGTTGTTATCGCAACACTACGTCGAGCAATTTGCCGAACGTGCGAAAAAGGAAATCGTGGGGATTTCGGAACAGGCTGCCGAAAAACTGCTGAGCTATTCCTGGCCGGGCAATATTCGCGAACTGCGAAACATCATGGAACGAGCGGTCGCCTTAACGCGGTTCGACAAAATTGCCGTGGAGGACTTGCCGGAGAAAATCCGCAACTACCAGTCCTCGCAAGTCTTCATCGGCGGCGCCGATCCGATGGAGTTGGTCTCGATGGAGGAAGTCGAGCGCCGCTATATCTTGCATGTGCTGGATACCGTCGACCAGAACAAAACGCTCGCTGCTCGCGTGCTGGGATTGGATCGCAAGACGCTGTATCGCAAGCTGAAACAATACGGCGTCGACAACGACTGA